In Kitasatospora sp. NBC_00240, the following are encoded in one genomic region:
- a CDS encoding methyl-accepting chemotaxis protein: MASGHLLDRDTIAGELRELASRPGLATRQGELQELGSALSGRGDVDAWAELDLTHVFVRPESVRAAVVPRSEHRVWSLIEIALGTLVFLPLLVTWSGLMQATSAYQALIGSDATQAGRPFLQLWQSGFEGRLAAWATFGHVALYATLFIAVLLALSVVHGSRKAGADRREAAAAQEAESLLAELVPLLTRAQLVLHERRRAAPQRFAAELTGAAQTLERLGSQAVDTQRDLGEAARLVEQSLVAAKDRLADVGASVDPLQQAVRRVEKALRDGVGQLSDTVRDSAGQLSVTVRDGAAATDSLVHRSGQRSTDAAELVKQATDRVGAELARAGDRVEDAVRDLAVAQRGFTTGAETVADVTGQVLERLVDTVRQVAELAGQVATASDATLAAADRVDRTAARLAADVLDAVAARQQPAPVPLAGEGRPVVLAKEDHGVDLPGPARPRPGQFSDEPARRSTLELDELPVRQAGR, from the coding sequence ATGGCTTCGGGCCATCTGCTCGACCGTGACACGATCGCCGGCGAGCTGCGCGAGCTGGCTTCCCGGCCGGGCCTGGCGACACGTCAGGGAGAGTTGCAGGAGCTCGGATCGGCGCTCTCCGGTCGCGGCGACGTCGACGCCTGGGCCGAACTCGACCTGACTCACGTCTTCGTCCGGCCGGAGAGTGTGCGGGCGGCGGTGGTGCCCCGCTCGGAGCACCGGGTCTGGTCGTTGATCGAGATCGCTCTGGGGACCTTGGTGTTCCTGCCGCTCCTGGTCACCTGGTCCGGCCTGATGCAGGCGACCAGCGCCTACCAGGCACTGATCGGCAGCGACGCGACCCAGGCGGGCCGCCCGTTCCTCCAGTTGTGGCAGTCCGGCTTCGAGGGCCGGCTCGCGGCCTGGGCCACCTTCGGCCATGTCGCCCTGTACGCGACCCTGTTCATCGCGGTGCTGCTCGCCCTCTCGGTCGTCCACGGCAGCCGCAAGGCCGGGGCGGACCGCCGGGAGGCGGCGGCGGCGCAGGAGGCCGAGAGCCTGCTCGCGGAGCTGGTGCCGCTGCTCACCCGGGCCCAGCTCGTCCTGCACGAGCGGCGCCGGGCCGCCCCGCAGCGCTTCGCCGCCGAACTCACCGGCGCGGCCCAGACCTTGGAGCGGCTGGGCAGTCAGGCCGTCGACACCCAGCGTGACCTCGGCGAGGCGGCCCGACTGGTCGAACAGTCGCTGGTCGCCGCCAAGGACCGACTGGCCGACGTCGGCGCGTCCGTCGACCCCCTGCAGCAGGCCGTCCGCAGGGTCGAGAAGGCGCTCAGGGACGGCGTGGGCCAGCTCTCGGACACCGTCCGCGACAGCGCGGGGCAGCTCTCCGTCACCGTTCGGGACGGCGCGGCCGCCACCGACAGCCTGGTCCACCGCAGCGGACAGCGCAGTACCGACGCCGCCGAGCTGGTCAAGCAGGCCACCGACCGGGTCGGCGCCGAACTCGCCCGGGCGGGCGACCGGGTGGAGGACGCTGTCCGGGACCTCGCGGTCGCCCAGCGCGGGTTCACGACGGGTGCCGAAACCGTCGCCGACGTCACCGGCCAGGTGCTGGAACGTCTCGTCGACACCGTCCGGCAGGTCGCGGAGCTGGCCGGGCAGGTGGCCACCGCCTCCGACGCCACGCTGGCGGCGGCCGACCGGGTCGACCGCACCGCGGCCCGGCTGGCCGCCGACGTGCTGGACGCCGTCGCCGCCCGGCAGCAGCCGGCCCCGGTACCCCTGGCGGGGGAGGGCCGGCCGGTCGTCCTCGCCAAGGAGGACCACGGCGTCGACCTGCCCGGCCCGGCCCGGCCCCGGCCCGGCCAGTTCTCGGACGAGCCCGCCCGCCGGTCGACGCTCGAACTGGACGAGCTCCCCGTCCGGCAGGCCGGCCGGTGA
- a CDS encoding helicase-associated domain-containing protein, whose product MTSADALMTWLTTRTAEQLTELLEQRRLPWTGAAGLDDPARLAEQLLGNASVATALTGLNTAETQVLTAIAVLAERLHGPAPRAAGPAGLSGFAGTQAAYRQGLGGGSGADPAERAVPRSLLLDALGGRAATELDALAGRALLLPPHGERLTVPGLLHERVPELRGLGRPAGVLLTSAYRAAEIARVADELGLPPSRNRDQAQSQVEEHLGDAERLRATLADAPPQAAALLAALAAGPPRLHTYCFVSDTGGYYGSGGKFLFRPDGSGDPGADWLADRGLLVPVGPDIAELPREVALALRDPAEPLPYDPLPPAVLALVPLPAGWTGEAQATATVTASRVELLLRSTAAQPLSVRKAGGVAVRDTKRLAKASGSSEEQARLWLDLAANAGLVAPHRDAPPPTRGRRPAPPQPARILPTARYDEWLVAPPAGRLVPLIATWAVTPEVFGHRRDAEEVPVALVTPQDRSAVPLRHALLEALARLPDGYGIGPAAATGDRALGELLAGAAWFRPDLLDTADPAGALTGTAGTAGGAGTAAPGADTLGRAAATLREAELLGVVAHGALTPVGHAVLALLRAGADRWFPAVPGTGVRLTRHPALRTAVDALRTALADLVPPPRTTARFQADLTAVVAGSAAPELTELLSAVADRESEGHAVVWRIGPASVRRALDAGSDATELAARLAEVSEGGLPLPQALEYLLRDTARTHGRMRVVRSACCVRSDDEALVLELSKVRSLARIGLRRIAPTVLISTAPPEETLAALRTAGYAPVLEAETGTTVVERAAEERAENPMPSLAQARRFLGRGPATAAELAAAVLGLGPAAQDGD is encoded by the coding sequence GTGACCAGCGCCGACGCCCTGATGACCTGGCTGACCACCCGCACCGCCGAGCAGCTGACCGAACTGCTCGAACAGCGCCGGCTGCCGTGGACCGGCGCCGCCGGCCTGGACGACCCCGCCCGGCTCGCCGAACAGCTGCTGGGGAACGCGTCCGTCGCCACCGCCCTGACCGGGCTGAACACCGCCGAGACCCAGGTCCTGACCGCGATCGCGGTGCTCGCCGAGCGGCTGCACGGACCCGCCCCGCGCGCCGCCGGCCCGGCCGGGCTGTCCGGTTTCGCCGGGACGCAGGCCGCCTACCGCCAAGGCCTCGGCGGCGGCTCGGGCGCCGATCCCGCCGAGCGGGCCGTGCCGCGCTCCCTGCTGCTCGACGCGCTGGGCGGGCGGGCGGCCACCGAGCTGGACGCGCTCGCCGGGCGCGCGCTGCTGCTGCCCCCGCACGGCGAGCGGCTGACCGTGCCCGGGCTGCTGCACGAGCGGGTGCCCGAGCTGCGGGGGCTCGGCCGGCCGGCCGGCGTCCTGCTGACCTCGGCCTACCGGGCGGCCGAGATCGCCCGGGTCGCGGACGAGCTCGGCCTGCCGCCGAGCCGCAACCGGGACCAGGCCCAAAGCCAGGTCGAGGAGCACCTGGGGGACGCCGAACGGCTGCGCGCCACCCTCGCCGACGCCCCGCCGCAGGCCGCCGCCCTGCTGGCGGCGCTGGCGGCCGGTCCGCCCCGGCTGCACACCTACTGCTTCGTGAGCGACACCGGCGGCTACTACGGGTCGGGCGGCAAGTTCCTGTTCCGGCCGGACGGTTCGGGTGATCCCGGCGCCGACTGGCTCGCCGACCGCGGCCTGCTGGTACCGGTCGGCCCGGACATCGCCGAGCTGCCGCGCGAGGTCGCCCTGGCGCTGCGCGACCCGGCCGAACCACTGCCGTACGACCCGCTGCCGCCGGCCGTCCTGGCGCTCGTGCCGCTGCCAGCCGGCTGGACGGGCGAGGCGCAGGCCACGGCCACCGTCACCGCCTCCCGGGTCGAACTGCTGCTCCGGTCGACGGCCGCGCAGCCGCTGTCCGTCCGCAAGGCCGGCGGCGTCGCCGTACGGGACACCAAGCGGCTGGCCAAGGCGAGCGGCTCGTCCGAGGAGCAGGCCCGGCTGTGGCTGGACCTCGCGGCCAACGCCGGCCTGGTCGCCCCGCACCGGGACGCGCCGCCGCCGACCCGCGGCCGCCGGCCCGCGCCGCCGCAGCCCGCCCGGATCCTGCCCACCGCGCGGTACGACGAATGGCTGGTCGCCCCGCCGGCCGGCCGGCTGGTGCCGCTGATCGCCACCTGGGCCGTCACCCCCGAGGTGTTCGGCCACCGGCGCGACGCGGAGGAGGTCCCGGTCGCCCTGGTCACCCCGCAGGACCGGTCCGCCGTGCCGCTGCGGCACGCCCTGCTGGAGGCTCTGGCCCGGCTCCCCGACGGGTACGGGATCGGCCCGGCGGCTGCCACCGGTGACCGGGCGCTCGGTGAACTGCTGGCCGGGGCCGCCTGGTTCAGGCCTGACCTGCTCGACACCGCGGACCCGGCCGGGGCGCTCACGGGCACGGCGGGCACGGCGGGTGGAGCGGGCACGGCGGCGCCCGGGGCGGACACCCTGGGCCGGGCCGCCGCGACCCTGCGCGAGGCCGAACTGCTGGGCGTGGTCGCGCACGGCGCGCTCACCCCGGTCGGCCACGCGGTACTGGCCCTGCTCCGGGCCGGCGCCGACCGCTGGTTCCCGGCCGTCCCGGGCACCGGTGTCCGGCTGACCCGGCACCCGGCGCTGCGTACGGCGGTCGACGCCCTGCGCACCGCGCTGGCCGATCTCGTCCCGCCGCCGCGGACCACCGCCCGCTTCCAGGCCGACCTGACCGCCGTGGTCGCCGGCTCCGCCGCGCCCGAACTCACCGAGCTGCTCTCCGCGGTCGCCGACCGCGAGTCCGAGGGCCACGCCGTGGTGTGGCGGATCGGCCCGGCCTCCGTCCGCCGGGCGCTGGACGCCGGCTCGGACGCGACGGAGCTGGCCGCCCGGCTGGCCGAGGTCTCCGAGGGCGGACTGCCGCTCCCGCAGGCGCTGGAGTACCTGCTCAGGGACACCGCCCGCACCCACGGCCGGATGCGGGTGGTGCGCAGTGCCTGCTGCGTCCGCTCGGACGACGAGGCACTGGTGCTGGAACTGTCCAAGGTCCGCTCGCTGGCCCGGATCGGCCTGCGGCGGATCGCTCCCACCGTGCTGATCAGCACCGCGCCGCCGGAGGAGACCCTGGCGGCGCTGCGGACGGCCGGCTACGCACCGGTGCTGGAGGCCGAGACGGGGACGACCGTGGTGGAGCGGGCCGCCGAGGAGCGGGCGGAGAACCCGATGCCCTCGCTGGCGCAGGCCCGCCGGTTCCTGGGCCGCGGCCCCGCCACCGCCGCCGAGCTGGCGGCGGCGGTGCTGGGTCTCGGCCCGGCCGCGCAGGACGGGGACTGA
- a CDS encoding protein phosphatase 2C domain-containing protein, whose protein sequence is MTTEYSAPYESVYAPSEPAVPVPPPAEPVSLFKPARAVPSAAGWADSELNPGPAPHIGRKAPAYPPEPAGLPSASAPDLYASLLPDTVLDGGTFGRVVVRAASVRGDSHRYAGECRQDALLVAEVGELALLLVADGVGSQPHSQRGSNGIGRLLAKQIRNKASALSGYLARGDETNFAGLVNNAVTEAAAELKQEAERQGLPAEAYSTTMRALLVPLDPDVRVRGFVSVGDGGLLRLREGVWTPLDRTTDAQPVIDSATDCLPGPYQHAHARLISDGRPADVLVLCTDGFSLPLAGEAEMRELLAGQWGGRPVPGLAEFLWQTQVRARSYDDDRTVICLWEGH, encoded by the coding sequence ATGACCACGGAGTACTCCGCGCCGTACGAATCCGTCTACGCACCGTCCGAGCCGGCGGTCCCGGTCCCGCCGCCCGCGGAGCCGGTGAGCCTGTTCAAGCCCGCCCGGGCCGTGCCGTCCGCCGCAGGCTGGGCGGACTCGGAGCTGAACCCCGGCCCCGCGCCGCACATCGGCCGCAAGGCCCCGGCCTACCCACCGGAGCCCGCCGGCCTCCCGTCGGCCTCCGCGCCCGACCTCTACGCCTCCCTGCTGCCGGACACGGTGCTCGACGGCGGCACCTTCGGCCGGGTCGTGGTCCGGGCGGCCTCCGTCCGCGGCGACTCGCACCGGTACGCCGGCGAGTGCCGCCAGGACGCCCTGCTGGTGGCCGAGGTGGGTGAACTGGCGCTGCTCCTGGTCGCCGACGGCGTCGGCTCCCAGCCGCACTCCCAGCGGGGTTCCAACGGGATCGGCCGGCTGCTCGCCAAGCAGATCCGGAACAAGGCGTCCGCACTGTCGGGCTACCTGGCCCGGGGCGACGAGACCAACTTCGCCGGCCTGGTGAACAACGCCGTGACGGAGGCCGCGGCCGAGCTCAAGCAGGAGGCGGAGAGGCAAGGGCTGCCGGCCGAGGCCTACTCCACCACGATGCGGGCGCTCCTGGTGCCGCTCGACCCCGATGTCCGGGTCCGCGGGTTCGTGTCCGTGGGCGACGGCGGACTTCTCCGGCTCCGCGAGGGCGTCTGGACTCCGCTCGACCGGACCACCGACGCCCAGCCGGTGATCGACAGCGCCACGGACTGTCTGCCCGGGCCCTACCAGCACGCCCACGCCCGGCTGATCAGCGACGGCCGGCCGGCCGACGTGCTGGTGCTCTGCACCGACGGGTTCTCCCTCCCGCTCGCCGGTGAGGCCGAGATGAGGGAGCTCCTGGCAGGTCAGTGGGGTGGCAGACCCGTGCCCGGTCTGGCCGAGTTCCTCTGGCAGACCCAGGTCAGGGCCCGGAGCTACGACGACGATCGCACCGTCATCTGCCTGTGGGAGGGGCACTGA
- a CDS encoding VWA domain-containing protein, whose amino-acid sequence MQILPFYVMCDESGSMDANIGDLNDALAELHQEISTNPTVSDKTRFALIGFSTEAHELQQLVELSDIEELPALAASGLTSFGKAFETLHRAIERDVPALKAEGHDVFRPVVFFLSDGIPTDTDWERPYQELLASKFRPHIIAFGIGVAQRAVIAQVATFKAFMGTEDGVSAAVALKEFAASLTRSIVRSVSGATADGVGMSLLVDDHVPGFTSVSLDKL is encoded by the coding sequence GTGCAGATCCTCCCCTTCTACGTGATGTGCGACGAGTCGGGTTCGATGGACGCCAACATCGGCGACCTCAACGACGCGCTGGCCGAACTCCACCAGGAGATCAGTACCAACCCGACGGTCTCGGACAAGACCCGCTTCGCGCTGATCGGCTTCTCCACCGAGGCCCACGAGCTGCAGCAGCTGGTCGAGCTGAGTGACATCGAGGAGCTGCCCGCGTTGGCGGCCTCCGGGCTGACCTCCTTCGGGAAGGCCTTCGAGACGCTGCACCGGGCCATCGAGCGGGACGTACCGGCACTGAAGGCCGAGGGGCACGACGTCTTCCGGCCGGTGGTCTTCTTCCTCTCCGACGGCATCCCGACCGACACCGACTGGGAGCGGCCGTACCAGGAGCTGCTCGCCTCGAAGTTCCGCCCGCACATCATCGCGTTCGGGATCGGTGTGGCCCAGCGCGCGGTGATCGCGCAGGTGGCGACCTTCAAGGCGTTCATGGGGACGGAGGACGGTGTCTCGGCGGCCGTGGCGCTCAAGGAGTTCGCGGCCAGCCTCACCCGCTCGATCGTCCGTTCCGTCAGCGGCGCGACCGCCGACGGAGTGGGGATGAGCCTGCTCGTGGACGATCACGTGCCCGGGTTCACCAGCGTCTCGCTCGACAAGCTCTGA
- a CDS encoding sensor histidine kinase, protein MDAVVANWTAGVARWTAGQRRRLAGVNPYVLDSLLALFSAAVSFWSVWNDQVARPWWVYALAIGTAVPLPWRRRHPMSVAAASGLVSVGVSVAAHSSMPQIPVYAVLAVYTVADRGREWQRMLLLAILVVSNIVGTHSADGMLFSLLLTIGTFVFGSLVRELRRLARVEAERAHEVGLRAASDAARAVAEERGRIAREMHDILAHAVSLMVVQAEAGPVVVRSDPERAIRTFDTIADSGRDAMVQLRRVLGVLKEDGAGPQLAPQPRLAELAAVAERVREAGVRVRLELPGPERALPADVEATAFRIVQEALTNVVKHAGAGAAEVRVTGAGEVLEVLVSDDGQGVRPRADRAVSDWSGGRGLVGIRERAAACGGRAEAGPRADGTGFLVTARLPLGAVVLVERARA, encoded by the coding sequence GTGGACGCGGTGGTGGCGAACTGGACGGCCGGGGTGGCCCGTTGGACTGCGGGGCAGCGGCGGCGCCTGGCCGGGGTGAACCCGTACGTGCTGGACAGCCTGCTGGCGCTGTTCTCGGCCGCGGTGTCGTTCTGGTCGGTGTGGAACGACCAGGTGGCCCGCCCCTGGTGGGTGTACGCGCTGGCGATCGGTACCGCCGTTCCGCTGCCCTGGCGCCGCCGCCACCCGATGTCGGTGGCCGCGGCCAGCGGGCTGGTGTCGGTGGGGGTGTCGGTGGCCGCGCACTCGTCGATGCCGCAGATCCCGGTGTACGCCGTCCTGGCCGTCTACACCGTCGCCGACCGGGGCCGGGAGTGGCAGCGGATGCTGCTGCTGGCGATCCTGGTGGTGTCCAACATCGTCGGCACCCACTCGGCCGACGGGATGCTGTTCAGCCTGCTGCTCACCATCGGCACCTTCGTCTTCGGCTCCCTGGTGCGCGAACTGCGCAGGCTGGCCCGGGTGGAGGCGGAGCGCGCGCACGAGGTGGGGCTGCGGGCGGCCAGCGACGCGGCCCGGGCGGTCGCGGAGGAGCGCGGGCGGATCGCCCGGGAGATGCACGACATCCTGGCGCACGCGGTCTCCCTGATGGTGGTCCAGGCGGAGGCCGGCCCGGTGGTGGTCCGCTCCGACCCGGAGCGGGCGATCCGGACCTTCGACACCATCGCCGACTCCGGCCGGGACGCGATGGTCCAGCTCCGGCGGGTTCTGGGCGTCCTGAAGGAGGACGGGGCCGGCCCGCAGCTCGCCCCGCAGCCGAGGCTGGCCGAACTGGCGGCGGTGGCCGAGCGGGTCCGGGAGGCGGGCGTGCGGGTCCGGCTGGAGCTGCCCGGGCCCGAACGCGCCCTGCCGGCGGACGTGGAGGCCACCGCGTTCCGGATCGTGCAGGAGGCGCTGACCAACGTGGTCAAGCACGCCGGCGCCGGCGCCGCCGAAGTCCGGGTCACCGGTGCGGGCGAGGTGCTGGAGGTGCTGGTGTCGGACGACGGCCAGGGCGTCCGGCCGCGGGCGGACCGGGCGGTGAGCGACTGGTCGGGCGGCCGGGGCCTGGTCGGCATCCGCGAGCGGGCCGCGGCCTGCGGCGGCCGGGCCGAGGCCGGGCCGCGCGCCGACGGCACCGGCTTCCTGGTGACCGCGCGGTTGCCGCTGGGCGCCGTGGTGCTGGTGGAGCGGGCCCGGGCCTGA
- a CDS encoding WGR domain-containing protein, giving the protein MSATTAPATTAPASDEQVTYLELSEDEGSGSAHKFYEVRQAGAALTITYGRIGEPGQARTTAYATPEKAAAAAAKKVGEKVRKGYAPAQRGVRQKRAVTRRAITSTRSSASQAPVLWRFKSGAAAFGIFVGDEHAWVGNESGDVWTLTHDGEVTGRYGLPDGVKCIVADDHWIYAGCDDGRVYDLGGKIPRVAYEIAADVDIYWLDIHDGVLGVSDGAGGITTVDHEDEFQWRRKGAGGSGWMVRCDEDGVYHGHSRGVGRYSTRGGEELWQVDTQGAVLFGWQEPGEVFAGTSRGWVYRLRKDDGSTVARYKCDAAVFSCATSPDGKYVFAGDNHSSVYCFAADGTRLWKLGTGCGSAYSMQYRDGRLYLVTTDGSLACLDASEEAVRAAEGGRLPRTADVKAAGWERVVPGVELETVSAAAAGAGGGVEVECVQEGARTRIRVVSAGFDPARRVQFPKDIRVPGARYLVAEVLESGDGGFYRARGEIRRLL; this is encoded by the coding sequence ATGTCCGCCACCACCGCCCCCGCCACCACCGCCCCCGCCTCCGACGAGCAGGTCACCTACCTGGAACTGTCCGAGGACGAGGGCAGCGGCAGCGCCCACAAGTTCTACGAGGTACGCCAGGCCGGCGCCGCACTGACCATCACCTACGGGCGGATCGGCGAGCCGGGCCAGGCCAGGACGACGGCCTACGCCACGCCCGAGAAGGCCGCCGCGGCCGCCGCCAAGAAGGTCGGCGAGAAGGTCCGCAAGGGGTACGCCCCGGCGCAGCGCGGGGTGCGGCAGAAGCGGGCGGTCACCCGCCGGGCGATCACCAGTACCCGGTCGAGCGCCAGCCAGGCCCCCGTGCTGTGGCGGTTCAAGTCGGGCGCGGCCGCGTTCGGGATCTTCGTCGGCGACGAGCACGCCTGGGTCGGCAACGAGTCCGGCGACGTCTGGACCCTCACCCACGACGGTGAGGTCACCGGCCGCTACGGGCTGCCGGACGGCGTGAAGTGCATCGTCGCCGACGACCACTGGATCTACGCGGGCTGCGACGACGGCCGGGTCTACGACCTGGGCGGCAAGATCCCGCGGGTGGCGTACGAGATCGCCGCCGACGTCGACATCTACTGGCTGGACATCCACGACGGCGTCCTCGGGGTCTCCGACGGCGCCGGCGGGATCACCACGGTCGATCACGAGGACGAGTTCCAGTGGCGGCGCAAGGGCGCCGGCGGCTCGGGCTGGATGGTCCGCTGCGACGAGGACGGCGTCTACCACGGGCACTCGCGCGGGGTGGGCCGCTACTCGACGCGCGGTGGCGAGGAGCTGTGGCAGGTCGACACCCAGGGCGCCGTGCTGTTCGGCTGGCAGGAGCCGGGCGAGGTCTTCGCCGGCACCTCCCGCGGCTGGGTGTACCGGCTGCGCAAGGACGACGGCTCGACCGTCGCCCGCTACAAGTGCGACGCGGCGGTGTTCTCCTGCGCCACCTCGCCCGACGGGAAGTACGTCTTCGCGGGTGACAACCACTCCTCGGTGTACTGCTTCGCCGCCGACGGCACCCGGCTGTGGAAGCTCGGCACCGGCTGCGGATCGGCGTACAGCATGCAGTACCGCGACGGGCGGCTCTACCTGGTGACCACCGACGGATCGCTGGCCTGCCTGGACGCGAGCGAGGAGGCGGTGCGCGCGGCCGAGGGCGGTCGGCTGCCGCGGACCGCGGACGTGAAGGCCGCCGGCTGGGAGCGGGTGGTGCCGGGCGTGGAGCTGGAGACCGTCAGCGCGGCCGCGGCCGGGGCGGGCGGCGGCGTGGAGGTCGAGTGCGTCCAGGAGGGCGCCCGGACCAGGATCCGGGTGGTCAGCGCGGGCTTCGACCCCGCCCGGCGGGTGCAGTTCCCCAAGGACATCCGGGTGCCCGGCGCCCGCTACCTGGTCGCCGAGGTGCTGGAGTCGGGTGACGGCGGCTTCTACCGGGCCCGCGGCGAGATCAGGCGCCTGCTCTGA
- a CDS encoding Sir2 family NAD-dependent protein deacetylase: MNAKRPLIAVLTGAGVSTDSGIPDYRGPNGVWQRDPDAQQLVTIGPYLADPDVRRRAWLMRRDAGALAAEPNAGHLALAELERSGLPVRILTQNVDGLHLRSGLPARKVLELHGTAREVQCVRCRTRGPMGEVLERVAAGEPDPPCAACGGILKPATVMFGETLDPVVLAQAETIAKACDLFVAVGSTLQVYPAAGLVQVALEGGARLVVMNAEPTPYDPVADEVIREPIGTALPALVRRLLTEA, from the coding sequence ATGAACGCGAAGCGTCCCCTGATCGCCGTCCTGACCGGTGCCGGTGTCTCCACCGACTCGGGCATCCCCGACTACCGGGGCCCGAACGGTGTCTGGCAGCGCGACCCCGACGCCCAGCAACTCGTCACCATCGGCCCGTACCTGGCCGACCCGGACGTCCGCCGCCGGGCCTGGCTGATGCGCCGAGACGCCGGGGCCCTGGCGGCCGAGCCCAACGCCGGCCACCTCGCGCTGGCCGAGCTGGAGCGCTCCGGGCTGCCCGTCCGGATCCTCACCCAGAACGTGGACGGGCTGCACCTGCGGTCCGGCCTGCCGGCCCGCAAGGTGCTCGAACTGCACGGCACCGCACGGGAGGTGCAGTGCGTACGGTGCCGTACCCGCGGCCCGATGGGCGAGGTGCTGGAGCGGGTGGCGGCCGGCGAGCCCGACCCGCCGTGCGCGGCCTGCGGCGGCATCCTCAAGCCGGCGACGGTGATGTTCGGCGAGACCCTCGACCCGGTCGTGCTGGCCCAGGCCGAGACCATCGCCAAGGCCTGCGACCTGTTCGTCGCGGTCGGCAGCACCCTCCAGGTGTACCCGGCCGCCGGGCTGGTGCAGGTCGCGCTGGAGGGCGGCGCCCGGCTGGTCGTGATGAACGCCGAGCCGACCCCGTACGACCCGGTCGCCGACGAGGTGATCCGCGAACCGATCGGCACGGCCCTGCCCGCGCTGGTCCGGCGACTGCTGACGGAGGCCTGA
- a CDS encoding response regulator transcription factor has product MDPIRVVVADDQELVRAGFGMILDAQPDIEVVAEAADGAQAVEAVRTHRPDVLLLDVRMPVMDGLEAARQVCARYPETKVIMLTTFDADDYVFDALYAGASGFLLKDVRRDDLAHGVRMVASGEALLAPSVTRRLIGEFAARRPAGATTAARAPSRLLEQLTAREQETLRLLARGLSNAEIAAELVVSEHTVKTHVSNVLAKLHLRDRVHAVVFAYEAGAVVAGEG; this is encoded by the coding sequence ATGGATCCGATTCGGGTGGTGGTCGCCGACGACCAGGAGCTGGTGCGGGCCGGGTTCGGGATGATCCTGGACGCCCAGCCGGACATCGAGGTGGTGGCCGAGGCGGCGGACGGCGCCCAGGCGGTCGAGGCGGTCCGGACGCACCGCCCGGACGTCCTGCTGCTGGACGTCCGGATGCCCGTGATGGACGGGCTGGAGGCGGCCCGGCAGGTCTGCGCGCGGTACCCGGAGACCAAGGTGATCATGCTGACCACCTTCGACGCCGACGACTACGTCTTCGACGCCCTCTACGCCGGGGCCAGCGGGTTCCTGCTCAAGGACGTCCGCCGGGACGACCTCGCGCACGGCGTCCGGATGGTCGCCTCCGGCGAGGCACTGCTCGCCCCCTCGGTCACCCGCCGGCTGATCGGCGAGTTCGCCGCCCGCCGTCCCGCCGGGGCGACCACCGCCGCCCGGGCGCCCTCGCGGCTGCTGGAGCAGCTGACCGCCCGCGAGCAGGAGACCCTGCGGCTGCTCGCCCGCGGCCTGTCCAACGCGGAGATCGCCGCCGAACTCGTGGTCAGCGAGCACACCGTGAAGACGCACGTCAGCAACGTGCTGGCCAAACTGCACCTGCGTGACCGGGTGCACGCGGTGGTGTTCGCGTACGAGGCGGGTGCGGTGGTCGCCGGCGAGGGGTGA